A window of the Nitrospirota bacterium genome harbors these coding sequences:
- a CDS encoding SH3 domain-containing protein — MDGRVGGEGTRRIFVTLSAGVLLPIAGFVFSQLSDAQAAARYAWARATRVEIRSAPNEKHGVVGVVSRGTRFQVTEEADGWLHVIPPSYDIRSLPDGFRRKDPATFQAGWIVGTTASQTEIFDEATALQVFQDWIEELRRDPMMKEGSFAGIRLIPLAALWASNETLEFDLGVGLEGEVETQILSVLGQWTYLMLGARFFSVFQEARAVELRLVARVWGVDSSGVMGARYEPIVKIRTTQDDARRIRWEEALAKPQVDTKLFSYFWQRENATLTTR, encoded by the coding sequence ATGGATGGACGTGTCGGCGGAGAGGGTACAAGAAGGATTTTCGTCACCCTATCGGCCGGAGTGCTTCTCCCTATTGCAGGCTTCGTGTTTTCACAACTCAGTGATGCGCAAGCCGCAGCGAGATACGCTTGGGCCCGCGCCACTCGCGTCGAAATCCGGTCGGCGCCGAACGAAAAACACGGCGTCGTGGGCGTCGTCTCGCGCGGAACGCGATTTCAAGTCACCGAAGAAGCCGATGGATGGCTCCATGTCATCCCTCCGAGTTACGACATCCGCAGCCTCCCGGATGGATTCCGCCGGAAAGATCCCGCTACCTTCCAGGCAGGCTGGATCGTCGGAACCACAGCCTCCCAGACGGAAATCTTCGATGAAGCCACCGCGCTGCAGGTCTTCCAGGACTGGATTGAGGAACTTCGGAGGGATCCCATGATGAAGGAAGGCAGTTTCGCCGGGATCCGTCTCATCCCGTTGGCCGCCCTCTGGGCCTCCAACGAAACGCTCGAGTTCGACTTGGGCGTGGGACTCGAAGGCGAGGTGGAGACACAGATCCTCAGCGTGTTGGGCCAATGGACCTACCTCATGCTCGGCGCCCGCTTCTTCTCCGTGTTCCAGGAGGCGCGGGCCGTCGAACTTCGGCTTGTAGCGCGGGTGTGGGGCGTAGACAGCTCCGGAGTGATGGGGGCGCGCTACGAACCCATTGTGAAGATCCGCACGACACAGGACGATGCCCGCCGAATCCGATGGGAGGAGGCCCTCGCCAAGCCGCAGGTGGATACCAAGCTCTTCTCCTATTTCTGGCAGCGCGAAAACGCAACGCTCACCACACGCTGA
- a CDS encoding fibronectin type III domain-containing protein produces the protein MVPPRLAALTFCGALAASCAQPTLGRPPQPQLRGEDKAITVSWGAAEGASSYEVFHRASDPPDLGDPESPRVATKELSVRIEELDPGLTYYVSILALRGSQRSQASSIASVTTVPPAPGAPDIAQVSKTTLRISWKPVTGAIDYELYYDTESQSGKADADRKYAGKHAAQGDSPIAVRDCTPNAACAVTLSGLVSDKPYVFSAKAINGSGASGYSEESKKRLGPGPYPPPPLLKTSLKSTGLGQFELSWEAVENAVSYEVLYDTDAAGAPYDCSVAPVAKSACPFATTTGTTLTLKDLKPDIPTSDQYHFAVIPISENGVRGCQPGEPGCAAKEAACATESVGCRADPPVDGFAVKATTGKSAELTLSWSKLAGATGYDLLIGTSTGAATGTYGTTISLGDVADYVYAAPSGGTKYYLTIRGRNGQGAGRNAAEVGATTIPSAPASLSASASYVSGQVSLKWTASTGATSYKIYYDTDSSNSTSSEFAGKEIKEGISPITITEAAAFANCSGGASTDRCTTLTALTTGSTYSFAVQGVNESGEGALSSTTTFVPLAAPSGFSADGDNQITFSWSAVPGASGYKVYSDTETNGGSDGRYGTTVTTVSGGSTTSATATVSGGSTLFFAVTAVWSGTTSPASESAYSSQQALADAPTGFIVRGCTGQTTLLWNPLSGATDYYVYYASSACTSSTNKTGCYNGPATPVSGTSYKSATAAVCANSTTVSPGTCSTSQCAATITGLTNGTTYYFSVRGGFDGKKTPFASELSAVPLAAPTGLSIASCGSTSANLSWTAVTGAASYQVCVKSTSAPSAGSCPGVQAATGTTATVTSLSVGTNYFFTVDALSGSTSTSDHSSSVNTTLLAAPTNADVISPNAGPSGRVTLSWTYSGAGTPAGYKIYYQTASSVSASCSTGCITGETAQAAEDLAATEDAGLTGVPSPLGAITTTATTYTMTGLDALKDYYFKVAAVTVSPLCESDLSSEINALVGWPKTLSGGTHSTPLIDDLVTGDSGKLEVFVPDTNGNLYLFNEDGVLVGGWGPVALGTAVDRPAVSGDIDGDGALEIVFTANSTIYAYENTGVAVANFPKVIGSALTSPVLGNLDGDAALEIFVGAASGTIYAINGDATDVAGWAGGIALAGSPAIRGDPVIADIDVGTTVQDSANEIIFGGDNGKLYVYNHDGTVPAGWPATIATVGTCPANPPVYNGVAIADIDGDRDMEIFVAAGSTCTTFSAFHHTGATVSGWPKDYNAALCQTCCATSFPICPSPATGDINGDGATDIVAANFAGYIYVFNSSGVLLSGWAPLNTGANLRASPEIVNVDSDLVPEVIIATAATSSNILAYNYDGSAVSGFPKSAKGAVGASISVADIDSNNVPELFVVDTVGRVSVIHAASTSFSNARVWPMFMRDPSHVAQVGPRLETGWPRSLAANVTASPVFGNLDGGTDLEVAVANVSGGNGRLFAAKWNGALVTGWTAPADDQSLTSTVTLQDPLAANTCDDAASTSVLASPALGNLDGATDTNVEAFISTAGGNTCAYAFDHDSTRIDVDSGVVGNAFDAGSAIEITAALANADGGTDTNLEAIFGSVTGNLYVKNVPAGTSVAGWPVAISAAGSCTATPALRAAPAVGDVDDDSTDEIVIGGDNGCIYAFELSGALVGGFPLKVPTCTGGDSDAPLRSSPAIGNLNTDTKKEIVFGADNNCIYAYKDNGGLMTGFPVATGGNVRSAPALGNLDSDTALEIVVGSDDGKIYALNGDGTALSGWPVDLATSIQNSPALVDVNGDGNLDIVVAVGSRMYAYDRTGTSLPGFPFLLGGPVSTSSPQAGDLRNDRTLHLSVGTTTDNRLYVFTLGYGSYNPDNCKGWLGFHNAQERTGVNTSPSSCP, from the coding sequence ATGGTCCCGCCGCGCTTGGCTGCTCTCACGTTTTGCGGAGCCCTGGCCGCCTCTTGCGCCCAACCTACCCTCGGGCGGCCGCCCCAACCGCAGCTCCGCGGAGAAGACAAGGCGATCACCGTCAGTTGGGGCGCGGCCGAGGGCGCCTCCTCGTATGAGGTCTTCCACCGAGCATCGGACCCCCCCGATCTTGGGGACCCGGAGAGCCCACGCGTGGCGACCAAGGAGCTATCGGTGCGAATCGAGGAACTGGATCCCGGCTTGACGTACTACGTGAGCATTCTGGCCCTCCGCGGCTCGCAACGGAGCCAAGCTTCCTCCATCGCCTCCGTCACCACCGTTCCCCCCGCACCCGGCGCGCCGGACATTGCCCAGGTATCGAAGACGACCCTCCGCATCAGCTGGAAACCGGTGACGGGCGCCATCGACTACGAGTTGTACTATGACACGGAGTCCCAGTCCGGAAAGGCGGACGCCGATCGGAAATACGCGGGGAAACATGCCGCCCAAGGGGATTCGCCCATCGCCGTTCGCGACTGCACCCCGAATGCGGCTTGCGCCGTCACCCTCTCCGGCCTTGTCTCGGACAAGCCATACGTCTTCTCGGCGAAGGCCATCAACGGATCGGGGGCCAGCGGCTACTCGGAGGAGTCAAAGAAGCGACTTGGCCCGGGCCCATATCCCCCCCCGCCCTTGCTGAAAACATCGTTGAAGTCCACGGGGCTCGGTCAATTTGAGCTTTCGTGGGAGGCGGTGGAAAATGCGGTCTCCTACGAAGTTCTCTACGACACCGACGCGGCGGGAGCGCCGTACGATTGCTCGGTCGCGCCGGTTGCGAAATCGGCCTGCCCCTTCGCCACCACCACCGGGACGACGCTGACGTTGAAAGACCTCAAACCGGACATCCCCACCTCCGACCAATATCACTTCGCGGTCATTCCGATCAGCGAGAATGGAGTCCGCGGCTGCCAGCCGGGAGAACCGGGGTGCGCCGCAAAAGAAGCCGCGTGCGCGACGGAGTCGGTCGGGTGTCGCGCCGACCCACCCGTGGACGGCTTCGCCGTCAAGGCCACAACGGGAAAGAGCGCGGAGCTTACGCTCAGTTGGTCCAAGCTGGCCGGAGCGACCGGGTACGATCTGCTGATCGGGACGTCCACCGGGGCTGCGACCGGGACCTACGGCACAACGATCTCGCTGGGCGACGTAGCCGACTACGTCTACGCGGCGCCAAGCGGAGGCACGAAGTACTACCTCACGATACGCGGTCGCAACGGCCAGGGGGCCGGGCGCAACGCCGCGGAAGTGGGGGCGACAACCATTCCTTCCGCCCCCGCGAGCCTCTCGGCCTCGGCTTCGTACGTCTCGGGCCAAGTGAGTCTCAAGTGGACCGCCTCCACGGGGGCCACCTCCTACAAAATCTATTACGATACAGATTCTTCGAACTCAACAAGCTCTGAGTTCGCGGGCAAGGAAATCAAGGAGGGGATCAGCCCGATCACGATCACCGAGGCGGCCGCGTTCGCGAACTGCTCGGGGGGCGCCTCCACGGACCGGTGCACAACCCTCACCGCCTTGACCACAGGGTCGACCTACTCATTCGCCGTACAGGGGGTCAATGAGAGCGGCGAAGGGGCGCTGAGCTCCACCACCACCTTCGTGCCGCTGGCCGCTCCCTCCGGCTTCAGCGCCGATGGCGACAATCAGATCACCTTCTCGTGGTCCGCCGTCCCCGGCGCCTCGGGCTACAAAGTCTACTCGGATACGGAAACGAACGGCGGATCGGACGGGCGCTACGGCACCACCGTCACCACCGTGTCGGGCGGTTCGACGACCAGCGCCACGGCCACCGTGTCGGGCGGCTCCACGCTCTTCTTCGCCGTCACAGCCGTCTGGTCCGGCACAACGTCTCCCGCCAGCGAAAGCGCCTATTCCTCCCAACAGGCCCTGGCCGACGCCCCCACGGGATTCATCGTTCGGGGGTGCACGGGTCAGACCACGCTCCTTTGGAATCCGCTCAGCGGCGCCACGGACTACTACGTCTACTACGCGTCGAGCGCATGCACCTCAAGCACAAACAAGACCGGATGCTACAACGGTCCGGCCACTCCCGTTTCCGGCACCAGCTACAAGAGCGCCACCGCCGCGGTCTGCGCGAACTCCACGACCGTCTCACCGGGCACATGCTCCACCTCCCAGTGCGCGGCCACGATCACCGGTCTCACGAACGGAACGACCTACTACTTCTCCGTCCGCGGCGGCTTCGACGGCAAGAAGACGCCTTTCGCCTCGGAACTTTCCGCCGTTCCCCTGGCCGCCCCCACGGGCCTCTCCATCGCCTCATGCGGTTCCACCAGCGCCAACTTGAGCTGGACGGCCGTGACGGGTGCCGCGTCCTACCAAGTCTGCGTCAAATCCACCTCCGCGCCGTCGGCCGGAAGCTGTCCCGGCGTTCAAGCGGCAACAGGCACCACGGCAACCGTAACGAGTCTCAGCGTCGGAACCAACTACTTTTTCACGGTGGACGCCCTCTCGGGCAGCACTTCCACGAGCGACCACAGTAGCTCCGTCAATACGACCCTCCTCGCGGCACCCACCAATGCCGACGTCATCAGCCCGAACGCGGGTCCCAGCGGGCGCGTGACCCTCTCGTGGACCTACTCCGGCGCCGGCACACCCGCCGGGTACAAGATCTACTACCAGACGGCCTCGTCCGTTTCCGCCTCGTGCAGCACCGGATGTATCACCGGCGAAACCGCGCAAGCCGCGGAAGACCTGGCAGCCACCGAAGACGCGGGACTGACCGGCGTGCCCAGCCCCCTCGGGGCCATCACCACCACCGCCACAACCTACACCATGACGGGGTTGGACGCATTGAAGGACTACTACTTCAAAGTCGCCGCCGTCACGGTCTCGCCGCTCTGCGAGAGCGATCTCTCCAGCGAGATCAACGCCCTTGTCGGATGGCCCAAAACGCTGAGCGGAGGGACGCACTCCACCCCACTCATCGACGACCTCGTCACGGGGGACAGCGGCAAGCTGGAGGTCTTCGTGCCCGACACGAACGGAAACCTGTACCTCTTCAACGAAGACGGCGTGCTCGTCGGCGGGTGGGGGCCGGTGGCTCTCGGAACGGCGGTCGATCGTCCGGCTGTGTCAGGCGACATCGACGGGGACGGAGCATTGGAGATTGTCTTCACCGCCAACAGCACGATCTACGCCTACGAGAACACCGGCGTGGCCGTAGCCAACTTCCCCAAGGTCATCGGTTCCGCGCTCACTTCGCCCGTCCTCGGCAATCTGGATGGCGATGCCGCACTGGAAATCTTCGTCGGTGCCGCAAGCGGCACAATCTACGCCATCAATGGAGATGCAACGGATGTTGCCGGCTGGGCAGGCGGCATCGCCCTTGCCGGATCACCCGCCATCCGCGGCGATCCCGTCATTGCCGACATCGACGTCGGCACGACCGTGCAGGACTCGGCCAACGAGATCATCTTCGGCGGCGACAACGGAAAGCTCTACGTCTACAATCACGACGGCACCGTGCCCGCGGGCTGGCCCGCAACCATCGCCACGGTGGGAACGTGCCCGGCCAACCCACCCGTGTACAACGGCGTCGCCATCGCGGACATCGACGGAGACCGCGACATGGAAATTTTCGTGGCCGCAGGGAGCACCTGCACCACCTTCTCCGCCTTCCACCACACGGGCGCCACGGTCTCCGGATGGCCCAAAGACTACAATGCCGCCCTCTGCCAGACCTGCTGTGCAACCAGTTTCCCCATTTGTCCCTCCCCGGCAACCGGCGACATCAACGGCGACGGCGCCACGGACATCGTGGCCGCCAACTTCGCCGGCTACATCTATGTTTTCAACTCCAGCGGAGTTCTTCTCAGCGGCTGGGCCCCCTTGAACACGGGCGCCAACCTGCGGGCCTCACCCGAGATCGTCAACGTCGACAGCGATCTCGTTCCCGAGGTCATCATCGCCACCGCCGCCACCTCCAGCAACATTCTGGCCTACAACTACGACGGCTCCGCGGTCTCCGGCTTCCCGAAATCCGCCAAGGGCGCCGTGGGAGCCTCCATCTCGGTAGCCGACATCGACTCCAACAACGTCCCGGAGCTTTTCGTGGTGGACACGGTGGGCCGCGTCAGCGTGATCCATGCCGCATCGACCTCGTTCTCCAACGCGCGCGTCTGGCCCATGTTCATGCGCGATCCCTCGCACGTAGCCCAGGTCGGCCCGCGCCTGGAAACCGGATGGCCGCGAAGCCTGGCCGCGAACGTAACCGCCTCTCCCGTCTTCGGAAATCTGGACGGCGGCACCGATCTCGAAGTGGCCGTCGCCAACGTCTCCGGCGGCAACGGCCGTCTCTTCGCCGCCAAATGGAACGGCGCGCTGGTCACGGGGTGGACGGCGCCGGCCGACGATCAAAGCCTCACCAGTACGGTCACGCTCCAGGACCCCCTGGCCGCCAACACATGCGATGATGCCGCGTCCACCAGCGTCCTTGCGTCCCCCGCCCTCGGCAACCTGGACGGCGCGACGGACACCAACGTGGAAGCCTTCATCAGCACCGCCGGAGGAAACACCTGTGCCTACGCTTTTGATCACGACAGCACACGGATCGATGTCGACAGCGGCGTCGTCGGCAATGCCTTCGACGCCGGCAGCGCCATCGAGATTACCGCCGCCCTCGCGAACGCGGACGGAGGCACGGACACCAACCTGGAAGCGATCTTCGGATCCGTCACGGGCAATCTTTACGTCAAGAACGTGCCCGCGGGCACGAGCGTGGCCGGATGGCCCGTGGCCATCTCCGCGGCCGGCTCCTGCACCGCCACTCCGGCCCTGCGGGCGGCCCCGGCCGTCGGCGACGTGGACGATGACAGCACCGATGAAATCGTGATCGGAGGCGACAACGGCTGCATCTATGCCTTTGAACTCAGCGGCGCGCTGGTCGGGGGTTTTCCGTTGAAAGTCCCCACGTGCACGGGCGGCGACAGCGACGCGCCCCTTCGCTCCTCGCCGGCCATCGGAAATCTCAATACCGACACGAAAAAAGAAATCGTCTTCGGCGCCGACAACAATTGCATCTACGCCTACAAGGACAACGGCGGGCTCATGACTGGATTCCCGGTGGCCACGGGAGGGAACGTCCGTTCCGCGCCCGCCCTCGGCAATCTCGATTCCGACACGGCCCTCGAGATCGTCGTCGGGAGCGACGATGGCAAGATCTACGCCCTGAACGGCGACGGCACGGCCCTCTCCGGGTGGCCCGTGGATCTGGCCACAAGCATCCAGAACTCTCCGGCCCTCGTGGATGTCAACGGCGACGGCAATCTCGATATCGTGGTGGCCGTGGGGAGCCGGATGTATGCCTACGATCGAACCGGCACCTCCCTCCCCGGCTTTCCCTTCCTCTTGGGCGGCCCGGTGAGTACCTCATCGCCCCAGGCGGGCGATCTGCGAAATGACCGTACGCTTCACCTTTCGGTCGGAACGACCACCGACAACCGGCTGTACGTCTTCACGCTCGGCTACGGCAGCTACAATCCCGACAACTGCAAAGGCTGGCTGGGCTTCCACAACGCGCAGGAAAGGACCGGCGTCAACACCAGCCCCTCCTCCTGCCCATGA
- a CDS encoding NAD-dependent epimerase/dehydratase family protein, whose translation MTLSKDSPTILPKGTGQMGGNGNIRKKAVMVTGATSTVGRQLIQSLYEDKRVHYVAAVALEDLPYYFQDYNPARFGYFQTNLVRPRDLQNLFTSDAFVGNGVNTIVHLAFQNRPQDRGEKVHQLNVEGTKAILDKSLETPQIKKFIFKSSSTVYKIRPHNSVTLDEDAELNLDSDAPQWIKDRVDADMLCMTKLDNRATDIVILRFANIVGRNIHSQLNEYLRTKICFTALGFNPMINMIHPRDVSRAIQLAIHRKIKGVFNVVGKETAPLKDIVQANGSITFPLPTFALHYANLAQRVLGLTEYAYSVDSDRSKYNLLLDGRKAESILGYSPQSHVKFG comes from the coding sequence TTGACCCTTTCGAAGGATTCTCCTACGATCCTACCCAAGGGAACCGGGCAGATGGGTGGGAACGGAAACATTCGAAAAAAAGCCGTGATGGTCACCGGCGCGACCAGCACGGTCGGCCGCCAACTGATCCAAAGCCTCTATGAGGACAAGCGAGTCCACTACGTCGCCGCCGTGGCCTTGGAGGATCTCCCTTACTACTTCCAGGACTACAACCCGGCTCGGTTCGGATATTTTCAGACGAACCTGGTCCGCCCGCGGGACTTGCAGAACCTCTTTACGTCGGACGCGTTCGTCGGCAATGGCGTCAACACGATCGTCCATCTGGCGTTCCAAAACCGGCCGCAGGACCGAGGCGAGAAAGTCCACCAACTCAACGTCGAAGGCACCAAGGCCATTCTCGACAAAAGTCTCGAAACCCCGCAAATCAAGAAGTTCATCTTCAAGTCCAGCTCCACCGTCTACAAGATCCGGCCGCACAACAGCGTGACCCTGGACGAGGACGCCGAGCTCAACCTCGACTCCGATGCGCCCCAGTGGATCAAAGACCGCGTGGATGCGGACATGCTCTGCATGACGAAGCTCGACAATCGCGCAACGGACATCGTGATCCTTCGATTCGCGAACATCGTTGGTCGCAACATCCACAGCCAGCTCAACGAGTACCTGCGCACAAAAATTTGCTTCACCGCTCTCGGCTTCAACCCGATGATCAACATGATCCACCCGCGGGACGTCAGCCGCGCCATTCAGCTCGCCATCCACAGGAAAATCAAAGGCGTGTTCAACGTGGTCGGGAAGGAAACCGCGCCGCTCAAGGACATCGTTCAGGCCAACGGCTCGATCACCTTCCCGCTGCCGACTTTCGCCCTCCACTACGCAAACCTGGCCCAACGCGTGCTGGGCCTGACGGAGTACGCCTACTCCGTGGACAGCGATCGATCCAAGTACAATCTGCTCCTCGACGGGCGAAAGGCCGAAAGCATCCTCGGCTACTCCCCGCAATCCCACGTCAAGTTCGGGTAA
- a CDS encoding Ig-like domain-containing protein, whose product MDCKANPSDPSCKTGGTLGSVKLKMEIYKGGRKCTDPVKCAAYTDGKDSVEVRCIAARRDSKTKTDVPAKDQKLKFSVDLPKDFASENPLALSCTENCITGDDGVTKTVATSTYQSGLELPVKCELQDSKSKASAKSSVRFKEPAPQVTVTVQDGKLVMGRGTADEAVIQATVLLGTTTPPAGAAVQFKVDDIETAKLATTTAGSTLAGSVSVSLDNTGVAMAKLKPIPSTSQNASNVFLRVEVTAAFGTTSATGYTYLVVGNGPAAILSADKAVADADGASTIKLSAGVADKNGARVAGATVRFETDAGIFPNRSKSYEVQTDSTGNASAALVSLQPSSGVAKATVVSTLENCPASGCVSQLLTVTFVGTAISCDVGKISKLDLTYENCPAGPEVTPCRVQNDDDPDTTPVENEVTVLARALDTASKPLSNQVVRFCTCLPHRVETSTRGTIATTDGAGLARITFKAGFKPQTTAVLGYVGCPATDPCADLCSGSGGGGTSSSTETVEFIQKQVPIIVTSSSGYTIEFDQSPILIGVLGTGNDTAELKIAVKDQSGSPVRDGTKVRFYLVKGGGGESLASEAGARSDEAFEESVQGEASTRIRGGTVPGNVQVGVDVTVPGGKVITGTIQNIIIQSGPPVTDHFGLAENPFNIIGLLIFGEEVDVTAFVGDRYGNPPTPGTSVFFATEAGIIQGGGGKELSDTGSVTATLVSAAPLPRVIESFPGPSYCPNDFDSSNEGTPADYDDPSDGRGTVVAYTKGSEGFIDMDGDGLHIEDGGCIPGKQCPADQPGCSADPAESNGVWDECDDRGSGPRDGICQSNEFNSCDDRDRDGECSATELALPRVCRLGEDIFCILCTSACGTGTNAPTTGYAKLRHKDSTSRDTAKMPDKACVRLLHDRGEPFINSNECVLGDAGYPEKDLDEIFFDINGNGVYDPPNGRYEASNASVWDDIRVVWSTRVGTFSIECSPRTPSGNCGSGCTGTYLTNQEFLIADKCGANFIIHVADQLKNPVVAGCSLTVNFPSGSSTTSGGGTTGCTNPTQTAPNFTVADCVEPDTGLSTGCTAFRFSFTDPDICTSSPTTIDASISVDLTGCKNLGPSGAGKITATINGKYQ is encoded by the coding sequence GTGGATTGCAAGGCGAATCCCAGCGATCCCTCTTGCAAGACCGGTGGCACCCTCGGCTCCGTAAAACTCAAGATGGAGATCTACAAGGGCGGCCGCAAGTGCACCGACCCCGTCAAGTGTGCGGCGTACACGGATGGGAAGGATTCAGTCGAAGTCCGGTGCATTGCGGCTCGGCGGGATTCCAAGACCAAGACGGATGTCCCGGCCAAGGACCAGAAGCTCAAGTTCAGTGTCGATCTCCCCAAGGATTTTGCAAGCGAGAACCCCCTCGCCCTGAGCTGCACCGAGAACTGCATCACCGGGGATGATGGGGTTACGAAGACGGTGGCCACGAGCACCTATCAGTCCGGACTGGAGCTTCCCGTCAAGTGCGAGTTGCAGGATTCGAAGTCGAAGGCGAGCGCTAAATCATCTGTACGGTTCAAGGAACCGGCGCCGCAAGTGACGGTTACGGTTCAAGACGGTAAGCTGGTGATGGGAAGGGGAACTGCCGACGAGGCTGTGATCCAAGCTACCGTTCTCCTGGGCACCACGACTCCTCCTGCAGGCGCTGCGGTGCAGTTCAAGGTGGACGATATCGAAACGGCGAAGCTCGCGACGACAACGGCCGGATCGACTCTGGCAGGTTCCGTCAGCGTCTCGCTGGACAACACCGGCGTCGCCATGGCGAAGCTCAAACCGATTCCGAGCACGAGTCAGAATGCGTCCAACGTTTTCCTCCGGGTGGAGGTGACGGCGGCGTTTGGGACCACCTCGGCCACGGGGTATACTTACTTGGTTGTTGGCAATGGCCCGGCGGCCATCCTTTCCGCGGACAAGGCCGTAGCCGATGCGGATGGGGCGTCCACCATCAAGCTCTCGGCGGGCGTGGCGGACAAGAACGGCGCCCGGGTTGCCGGCGCAACGGTTCGATTCGAAACCGACGCCGGGATCTTTCCGAATCGTTCAAAGTCTTACGAAGTACAAACCGATTCTACCGGCAATGCTTCGGCGGCGCTGGTCAGTCTTCAGCCGTCCAGCGGAGTGGCAAAGGCGACGGTGGTCTCAACGCTGGAGAATTGTCCTGCCAGCGGATGCGTGAGCCAACTTTTGACGGTTACGTTCGTCGGGACGGCCATTTCGTGCGACGTGGGGAAAATCAGCAAGCTGGACTTGACCTATGAGAATTGTCCAGCGGGACCGGAGGTCACCCCTTGCCGAGTGCAGAATGATGATGATCCGGATACCACTCCTGTCGAGAACGAGGTTACCGTTTTGGCGCGAGCGTTGGACACAGCATCAAAACCTCTTTCAAATCAGGTGGTCCGCTTCTGTACGTGCCTTCCGCATCGGGTAGAAACATCAACTCGCGGGACGATCGCCACGACCGACGGGGCAGGGTTGGCGAGGATTACGTTCAAGGCCGGATTCAAACCTCAGACCACTGCGGTTCTTGGATATGTCGGCTGTCCCGCTACCGACCCATGCGCGGACCTTTGTTCCGGATCCGGGGGGGGGGGGACTTCCTCGTCCACCGAGACGGTCGAGTTCATCCAGAAACAGGTCCCCATCATTGTAACGTCCTCCTCCGGCTACACCATCGAATTTGACCAGAGCCCGATCCTGATCGGGGTCTTGGGCACGGGGAACGATACCGCCGAGTTGAAGATCGCCGTGAAAGACCAGTCCGGAAGTCCTGTGAGGGACGGCACGAAGGTCCGTTTCTACCTTGTGAAGGGCGGCGGCGGCGAGTCGTTGGCCTCCGAAGCGGGGGCCAGGAGCGATGAAGCCTTCGAGGAATCGGTGCAAGGGGAGGCGAGCACCCGGATTCGCGGTGGAACCGTTCCAGGAAATGTTCAAGTGGGTGTGGATGTAACGGTCCCAGGTGGCAAGGTGATCACCGGCACAATCCAGAACATCATCATTCAGTCTGGCCCGCCCGTGACCGATCATTTCGGTCTGGCGGAAAATCCATTCAATATCATCGGGCTACTCATTTTCGGAGAAGAGGTGGATGTAACGGCCTTCGTTGGCGATAGGTATGGAAACCCCCCGACTCCCGGCACCTCCGTCTTTTTTGCAACCGAGGCCGGCATCATACAAGGGGGTGGAGGCAAGGAGCTTTCGGACACCGGCAGCGTAACGGCTACGCTGGTCTCGGCTGCGCCGCTTCCGCGCGTGATCGAGTCGTTTCCTGGTCCCTCTTACTGTCCCAATGATTTCGACTCCTCCAACGAGGGAACCCCTGCCGATTACGACGATCCGAGTGATGGGCGCGGAACCGTCGTCGCCTACACCAAGGGGAGCGAAGGCTTCATCGACATGGATGGGGACGGACTTCACATAGAGGATGGCGGTTGCATCCCAGGGAAGCAGTGTCCCGCCGATCAACCGGGGTGTAGCGCCGATCCGGCGGAATCCAACGGAGTGTGGGATGAATGCGATGATCGGGGCTCTGGGCCGAGGGATGGGATCTGCCAAAGCAACGAATTCAATTCGTGCGACGACCGGGACAGGGATGGCGAATGCTCGGCCACTGAACTGGCCCTACCCCGGGTCTGCCGCCTGGGTGAGGACATTTTCTGCATACTCTGCACAAGTGCTTGCGGAACTGGAACCAATGCCCCCACGACCGGATACGCCAAATTACGTCACAAGGATTCCACGAGCCGGGATACCGCCAAGATGCCGGACAAGGCCTGCGTCCGCCTCCTGCACGATCGTGGGGAACCCTTCATCAATTCCAACGAGTGCGTTTTGGGGGATGCAGGCTATCCCGAGAAGGATTTGGACGAGATCTTTTTTGATATTAACGGCAATGGCGTTTACGATCCCCCGAACGGCCGTTACGAAGCCTCCAATGCTTCCGTGTGGGACGACATACGCGTCGTCTGGTCGACTAGGGTGGGCACCTTCAGCATTGAATGTTCGCCGAGAACCCCTTCCGGTAATTGTGGTTCCGGTTGCACCGGTACCTACCTTACCAATCAGGAATTCCTGATTGCGGATAAGTGCGGTGCTAATTTCATCATCCACGTGGCGGACCAACTGAAGAACCCGGTGGTCGCCGGATGCAGTCTTACCGTGAACTTTCCGTCGGGATCTTCCACGACCAGCGGTGGGGGAACCACAGGATGCACCAATCCCACTCAGACAGCCCCAAACTTCACCGTGGCTGACTGTGTGGAACCGGATACGGGATTGAGCACGGGATGCACGGCGTTCCGCTTCTCGTTCACCGATCCGGACATTTGCACATCCAGTCCGACGACCATTGATGCGTCCATCTCGGTCGACTTGACGGGCTGCAAGAACCTTGGCCCTTCAGGGGCCGGGAAGATTACCGCCACAATCAACGGGAAGTATCAGTAG